In Microcoleus sp. FACHB-831, the following proteins share a genomic window:
- a CDS encoding transporter substrate-binding domain-containing protein, giving the protein MRLNRKWLFAILLSAMLAMTLLVGCLRSDKATAQSGYNGQKKLTMVTSSEYPPYQYRDIYSGKDEIIGFNVDIAKYITKQLGYELEVIDTEAIIAALPALVNESIGMLKSSALLSTIGVQDLLRRSQIVGAQKYIFFETLIFAGAVYYLTSMILTWSSYALERRLQRSS; this is encoded by the coding sequence ATGAGACTAAATAGGAAATGGCTATTTGCTATTTTGCTTTCTGCTATGCTGGCGATGACTCTACTGGTAGGGTGTTTGAGGAGCGACAAAGCCACTGCCCAATCGGGGTATAACGGTCAGAAAAAGTTGACTATGGTTACTTCATCTGAATATCCACCCTACCAGTATCGAGACATTTATAGTGGTAAAGATGAAATTATTGGCTTTAATGTTGATATTGCTAAATACATCACTAAACAACTAGGATATGAGCTTGAAGTTATAGATACAGAGGCTATAATTGCTGCCTTGCCAGCCCTAGTAAATGAGAGTATTGGTATGCTCAAATCATCGGCTTTGCTTTCAACAATTGGCGTCCAAGATTTATTACGCAGGTCTCAGATTGTGGGGGCACAAAAATATATTTTCTTTGAAACACTGATATTTGCTGGTGCTGTTTACTATTTGACGAGCATGATTCTGACATGGAGCAGTTATGCACTTGAGAGAAGACTCCAACGTAGTAGCTGA